Part of the uncultured Desulfobacter sp. genome, ATATCTAACTAAATGAACTTTATCCTGCTTTTTGAACCTCGTTGATAGCCCCCTGTGTCAGGATAGATGTCGCCTCAATTGAAAATTAAATTCGGGGCATTGAGGTTATAAAAATGGGACATTCTATCCAAATCAAAGAGGCTGTGTTACAAAAGGTACTACTGGGCAACAAACCCCACCATGAGATATCGCAAGAATTCGGAGTTGGCCGATCAACAATCGGAAAATGGCTAAGACAATATAAAGAAAGCGGCAACACTGCATTGAAATCAAAAGCGAAACGCCCCAAAGACTGGTCTTCTGAGCAAAGAATTTCAGCACTTATAGAAACAGGAACTATGACTTCTGAAGAATGTGTTGCCTGGTGCCGTAAAAAAGGAATTTTTTGCCATCACTTGGAGCAATGGAGAAAAGATGCCGTTTCCGGTATGTCAAACACTGCAGATAAAAGGCAAAGTGAAAAGGAAAAACAATATAAAAAAGAAATATCCTCTTTAAGACGCGACCTTTCCCGTAAAGAAAAAGCACTTGCAGAAACAGCGGCCTTGCTGGTTCTTAAAAAAAAAGCCCAGGCGATCTGGGGGGAGCCAGAGGAAGATTGATAACCTCTGAGGATAAACGGTCCGTGTTAACCTTGATATCTGAGGCCTGCCAAGCCGGCGCCGGTAAAAGTAAGGCGGCACAATTATTGGGATTAACAGTGCGAACGATTCAGCGCTGGAAAAAGCAGGGGACAACAGATCACCGTAAGGGTTCTCGTGCCGTTCCTGCCAATAAGTTGTCGGTTGAAGAGCAAGATAACATTGTCAATGTACTGAAATCTCAGGAATATGCAGATTTCAGCCCCAATCAAATCGTTCCAAAGCTTGCTGATCAGGGTATCTATATGGGATCTGAGTCTACAATGTATAGAATTTTGAGAACGCTGAAGATGAACGAGCACCGTCAGGCAAGCAATCCAGTGCATAGACATAGCCCGGAAACATTCACGGCATGTGGTCCTAATCAGATATGGTCCTGGGATATTACATATTTGCCTTCATCAGTGAAAGGTCAATTCTATTACCTTTATATGGTGATGGATCTATACAGCCGGAAAGCTGTCGCCTGCCAGGTTTATGAATCGGAGTCCGGAGAATTTGCCTCAGATTTGATAGCAGACGCCTGCATTCGTGAAAAGATATCAAAAAAACAGATTATTTTGCATTCTGATAACGGATCTCCAATGAAATCAGCAACTATGTTGGCCAAGCTGCAAGACTTAGGGGTCATGCCGTCCTTTAGCCGGCCCAGTGTCAGCAATGATAACCCTTTTTCAGAGTCATTGTTCAGAACAATGAAATACAGGCCGAATTATCCGGAAAAGCCATTTGAAAATGTAATTAAAGCAAGAGATTGGGCGGATAATTTTGTCACTTGGTATAATACTGTGCATTTCCATAGCAGTCTCAATTTTGTTACTCCTGATGACAGACACCGCGGAAAAGATGTTCAAATCCTTGAGGATCGACATAAAGTGTATATGGAAGCCCGGTTGAAGAATCCTGAAAGGTGGTCCAAGGGAACAAGAGCCTGGAAGCCAATTACAGAAGTAAGTTTGAAAAAATTCAAGCGGTTAAAGCCTGAAACCGCTGCTGGAAAAAGGCTTGCTTGATCGATGGAATTTAGCACGGCATTAGCACAACTCCCTCATGGCTGAGAATGGGCCCCCAATTACCCGTCGGAGGTCATGAGGGGGTTGTGCGGCAAAATTAGAAAATATTATAGAAAAGGCGACAACTTGCTTGACACGCGCCGATAGAAGCTCCTGTAGGCCATCAAGAGCCATATTAGCCAGCGTCGGTGAAATAATCCCGCCCTGTGGAGTTCCTTCTGCCGTTGGATAGAACACATCTTTTTCAAGATAGCCCGATTTTAACCACTGATTCAGTTTCCTTTTATTCATTGGAATGTGTTCGATCATCCAATCATGACTGATGTGATCGAAGCATCCTTTTATATCACCTTCAAGTATCCATTGGGCACTGCCTTTCCCCCTGAGGGCATTGAAGCAAGCGCTGATGGCATCATGTACGGATCTTTTCTTTCTAAATCCGTAAGAATGGTTATCCGATGTACATTCAAAGACCGGTTCAAGCCCTGAAAGTTCCAGAGCCTGCTCAGCTCTATCATGCATCACTGGAATCCCAAGAGGACGTTTTTTGCCATTCTTTTTGGGGATATAAAGCCGTTTCAGTGGTTTTGATTTGTAGTTTTTCCTATTTAAATGACATGCTTGTTGCCATCTCTTTGCCGGTGTATCAAGTAACTTGTTGTCCACTCCGGCCGTTCTCTTTCCTCGATTTTCGGATACTCTTTTTACCGCCAGGAGTCTTCCGGCGAGTGACCTGGCCAGCAATCTTTGTAAACTTCTGACTTTTTCCTTATTGCCGGCTTTTACTGCTTTCACGATACGCGTTTGCAAACGATTTACAACTTGCCTTACTTGATTCCAGTTAATGGAACTCCATAAGGTTCCAGGGTTCTTCCGGCCGTCAATGGTAATCATTGTCTATCCACACCAAAAAGATTAGAACGATGCACACATTTCTCGTGATTCAACACCTGTCGGAAGTCTGCTCACTTTCGTGCCGGGCAAATATTGAACCCGTATCCGAGCCATTACAGATCGGCTTTGGCTTTTTCCGACCTCCTTTACCCACTCATCCATCGGCTTTCCTTACGGATCGCTTTCCATATTGTAATGGAGATGATTGGGCTTACCATGTTTCACTGATTGTACACGATGGGTTAGTGTCTGCCTGTCTGCCGGGGGAATCATAGATCACGTGAAGCGACATACGAACACTTCAACCATACCCCTTACCATTTTGGTTCAGGCCTGTCAGCATCTTTGGCCTGTTCACCCTCACGGCATTTATCAGCAATTCACATATGTTACACATACCATCATTTTTAGCTCCCCTCCGGCTTGATGCTGCCCGAGTTGAGGTCGTCTTACGAGTCTCTCTTCCAGTTCGTACTGAGGGCTTCATTGTCCCCCGGGCTTCATACAAAACCGTTACCAGTGATGCATGCCGGGGTAAAAAACTACTGGTGATACAGCAGGCTGATTCTATGATCAGCAATATAATCAGCGACTTCATGTCGCAACGTATGCCGGGTGGCGTGGGAGGGCTCCTCAGTAATAGGGAGTCCTATCCCGATTATGTGTTTTACACGAGATAGTATAAATTACCATATTCTCTCGAATCCGATTTCTTTATTTCTTTGGCTTCAATAGCTTCGCTCAACCACCGTTTAATATCACTTTCTTGTACGTTGGGATATTTCTTTCGACGAGTACTAATGACGCCGCATAGTCTCCACTCATCAAAGCCATCAATACGACCATTGGCACCGTAGTCGAAGTCAACTATATCCTTTTTGCTGATGTGAACCTTACAACCAACGCCGTGGAAACAGTATTTATGCTTACCTCCAAGCATGCCAACCTGCTCAATCGGTGGCCCCCAATTGTGTGGCTCGTCAGTTTCAAGATACTTCTTCAGCAGTTCGTTGGCTTCTTCGACTTTTTCTTTAAAGTCGGGAATAATTTTTCGAAGCTCTGTATTCATGATTTACACATAACGTGCCGGTCAGGGGCAGCCAGGGCTTCCACTGACATTTTAAACTGCTGATGATTTCCAGCCAGAACAATTTTTCCAGGCGCGCCCGGCCCTGGCTGTCACCTGCACTGGGTTGTTGGCCGCCCCATTATTTTAGTGCTGAGAGGAATGGTAAACAAAATGTATTTGGTTGTTTTCATTCCATTCGATTTCAGAGACCTTTGGATCAATACCATTATTTGTTATACTTGCTATGATCTTTCCGTTCAATAAGCAATCCCAAGTATGTCCTACTCCACTGACACCCGGTAAATAGCCAGAATATAATTCGGAAACCAGTATTAGTGGATCTAAAAAAGAATGAACAGTTTTGGTTTCCTCATGTGGAGAATCGACGTCATCGCCTGCACATACAGAATCTCTTGTTATACGAACTGTAACTTTGGGGCGATTCTTTAATATATAGAATTCTTTTTTCATGAGTTCTGATGGCCAACAGTTATATTAGACAGAATGGGCCAATATGGTGATAGGCGGATTCTGTCTATTTTTTTATAGTTTATACTTTCGTTTTCTTTTTTCAAAAGCAAAAGGCCTTTCCAGCTTAAAAATCAAAAGGAATTAACCAATTCACTCGATTATTGCAAACAATAAAATCGAGATAAAATACAGATTTATCTCGATCGTTTTCGTATCATCAACGAAACTAAATGTCTATCAGGGAAACGCTTATTTTTGATTATATTTGTGCGTGGAAATCGATGTATGGAGATTTTACCTTGCAGGGCGTTTATTCATGGCGCAAAGCATCGATGGGATCCATGCGGGCGGCTTTAAGGGCCGGGAAGTATCCGAATACTACACCCACTGCGGCGGAAAAGAAAAAGGCGATAATGATGATGGAGACGTCCGGGGCAAAGGGGATGGCCAGCATTTTTGTGGCGCCAAAGGAGGCGGCCAGGGCCAGGATAATGCCGAAGATGCCGCCAAAGGAGGAAAGCACGACTGCTTCCACCAGGAACTGGAGCATCACTTCATGCTCATAGGCGCCGATGGCCAGGCGGATGCCGATCTCCCGGGTGCGTTCGGTGACGGAGACCAGCATGATATTCATGATACCGATGCCGCCGACCAGAAGGCTCACGGCCGCAACCGCCCCGAGCAGGGCGGTCATGGTTTTGGTGGTGGAGGTGAGCATGGTGGCAAGCTCCTTGGTATCCATGATTCTGAAATTGTCCTCTTCATTGTCGGAGAGATGGCGGCGTTTTCTTAGAAGTGCCTGGATGGCACTTGATGCCGTGGTTGTGGATGCGCCGTCTTTAACCGCCACCTGGATAAAGGGAATGTCCTTGTCGCCGGTAAAACGGCGCTGGACGGCTTTCATGGGCATGATGACGCAATCATCCTGGTCCCGGCCCATGGAGGAGTTCCCTTTGGCTTCCAGCAGCCCGACGATCTGACAGGAAACCGTTCCCAGGCGAAGCTTTTGTCCCACAGGATCGGTGTCGCCAAACAGATTTTCCCGGATGGTGTCGCCCACCACACAAACTGTGCGCCCGGCACTGATTTCATTTTCGTTAAATGTCCGTCCGGCTTTGATGGTCCAGTTGCGAACCGTGAAAAAATCGTTGGTGGTGCCGGTAATGCTGGTGCTCCAGTTCTGGTTGCCCACCACGGCCACGGCGGATGCGGATACGGCCGGGGCCACACCTGCCAGATCATTGATCTGCTGTTCCATAGCCTGGACATCTTTGACGGAAAAACTCGGCGCCCCGGACGCCCCGCCGGGCCCGTGGCGCTGGCCCGGGCTGATGAGCAGCACATTGGTTCCCATGGCCGCAATCTGCTGGGTCACCTGGGCCGTGGTACCGTTGCCGATGGTCACAAGTGTGATCACGGCGGCCACGCCGATGATGATGCCTAAAATGGTGAGTACCGAGCGCATGACATTGCGCCGGATGCCCCGTAACGCAAGTATGAAAGTATTCCAGATCATCAGTCCT contains:
- a CDS encoding IS3 family transposase, producing MITSEDKRSVLTLISEACQAGAGKSKAAQLLGLTVRTIQRWKKQGTTDHRKGSRAVPANKLSVEEQDNIVNVLKSQEYADFSPNQIVPKLADQGIYMGSESTMYRILRTLKMNEHRQASNPVHRHSPETFTACGPNQIWSWDITYLPSSVKGQFYYLYMVMDLYSRKAVACQVYESESGEFASDLIADACIREKISKKQIILHSDNGSPMKSATMLAKLQDLGVMPSFSRPSVSNDNPFSESLFRTMKYRPNYPEKPFENVIKARDWADNFVTWYNTVHFHSSLNFVTPDDRHRGKDVQILEDRHKVYMEARLKNPERWSKGTRAWKPITEVSLKKFKRLKPETAAGKRLA
- a CDS encoding reverse transcriptase N-terminal domain-containing protein — protein: MITIDGRKNPGTLWSSINWNQVRQVVNRLQTRIVKAVKAGNKEKVRSLQRLLARSLAGRLLAVKRVSENRGKRTAGVDNKLLDTPAKRWQQACHLNRKNYKSKPLKRLYIPKKNGKKRPLGIPVMHDRAEQALELSGLEPVFECTSDNHSYGFRKKRSVHDAISACFNALRGKGSAQWILEGDIKGCFDHISHDWMIEHIPMNKRKLNQWLKSGYLEKDVFYPTAEGTPQGGIISPTLANMALDGLQELLSARVKQVVAFSIIFSNFAAQPPHDLRRVIGGPFSAMRELC
- a CDS encoding ABC transporter permease: MIWNTFILALRGIRRNVMRSVLTILGIIIGVAAVITLVTIGNGTTAQVTQQIAAMGTNVLLISPGQRHGPGGASGAPSFSVKDVQAMEQQINDLAGVAPAVSASAVAVVGNQNWSTSITGTTNDFFTVRNWTIKAGRTFNENEISAGRTVCVVGDTIRENLFGDTDPVGQKLRLGTVSCQIVGLLEAKGNSSMGRDQDDCVIMPMKAVQRRFTGDKDIPFIQVAVKDGASTTTASSAIQALLRKRRHLSDNEEDNFRIMDTKELATMLTSTTKTMTALLGAVAAVSLLVGGIGIMNIMLVSVTERTREIGIRLAIGAYEHEVMLQFLVEAVVLSSFGGIFGIILALAASFGATKMLAIPFAPDVSIIIIAFFFSAAVGVVFGYFPALKAARMDPIDALRHE
- a CDS encoding transposase codes for the protein MGHSIQIKEAVLQKVLLGNKPHHEISQEFGVGRSTIGKWLRQYKESGNTALKSKAKRPKDWSSEQRISALIETGTMTSEECVAWCRKKGIFCHHLEQWRKDAVSGMSNTADKRQSEKEKQYKKEISSLRRDLSRKEKALAETAALLVLKKKAQAIWGEPEED